The following proteins come from a genomic window of Amyelois transitella isolate CPQ chromosome 24, ilAmyTran1.1, whole genome shotgun sequence:
- the LOC106135881 gene encoding origin recognition complex subunit 6 has product MSAYNKTLILIASKLGLNEEEKVLKKAAELERLLQTKSVAGSNLTDTSKFVICLDLAASVFGAEFDMKTAIKYSGLKPATYTNSRKILENLLELNSDRLTTSTLCLTVQCTGVQELADKILEEYSKQAKMELDLNLPQYVCMAVFQACRISKVKVAKTKLMEKSRLRPAQWSKLDADWTRFVDEKFAVAKKRGRPPKTTPVEENVQESMEVDEPKREIAEPQMESYEEWKRRMLEKAYKELALLEQTIADKAPSTPRRSPRKTPQKFSPYKSPKKNGVRLLFPLNL; this is encoded by the exons atgtcagCCTACAATAAAACGTTAATACTGATTGCGTCCAAGTTAGGTCTTAACGAAgaagaaaaagttttaaa AAAAGCAGCTGAGCTGGAGAGACTTCTGCAAACTAAGAGCGTGGCCGGCAGTAACTTGACAGACACgagtaaatttgtaatatgCTTGGACCTGGCCGCTAGTGTATTTGGAGCTGAATTTGACATG aaaactgCTATTAAGTATTCCGGATTAAAGCCAGCCACGTACACAAACAGTCGGAAGATATTGGAGAACCTTCTAGAACTGAACTCGGATAGGCTCACGACGTCTACACTATGTCTGACTGTGCAGTGTACGGGCGTCCAGGAGCTGGCCGATAAGATATTAGAGGAATACAGTAAACAGGCAAAAAtg GAATTGGATCTGAATCTACCCCAGTATGTGTGTATGGCTGTGTTCCAAGCTTGCAG GATCTCCAAAGTGAAAGTGGCAAAGACAAAATTGATGGAGAAGTCTCGACTTCGACCGGCCCAGTGGAGCAAGCTGGACGCAGACTGGACCAGGTTTGTGGACGAGAAGTTCGCAGTCGCGAAGAAGAGGGGACGTCCTCCCAAAACTACTCCTGTTGAAG AAAACGTACAAGAATCTATGGAAGTCGACGAGCCAAAGCGAGAAATTGCCGAGCCCCAAATGGAATCATACGAAGAGTGGAAGCGGCGTATGTTAGAAAAAGCGTACAAAGAGTTAGCACTGCTAGAACAGACGATAGCTGATAAGGCGCCTTCTACGCCCAGGAGGTCTCCAAGGAAAACGCCACAGAAATTCTCGCCGTACAAAAGTCCAAAGAAGAATGGTGTTAGATTATTGTTTCCACTTAATTTGTGA